Proteins from one Spirochaetota bacterium genomic window:
- a CDS encoding NAD-dependent protein deacylase, with amino-acid sequence MEQYRNEISRAAELLSGTKNAAAFCGSGVSAESGIATFRDPGGIWDRINPMEMGTPEGIISTLKKHPGRILSILMELLDVFEKADCNPGHRALAELEKLGILKNIITQNIDNLQQEAGSRSVIEVHGNLFRMVCVSCGKKAEFSRKPFVSELKAKLGAAREFSLQALLGLVPHCEACGSLTRPDVVMFGEAVLQLPRAFAAAHDCDVMLVLGTSGVVYPAAEIPFDAKRLGSEIIVINPNENAFEDVTDVYLPMKTGEAIPAILGAIKNCCKK; translated from the coding sequence ATGGAACAGTACCGAAACGAGATATCGCGGGCGGCTGAACTATTATCCGGCACAAAAAACGCCGCCGCCTTTTGCGGATCCGGCGTTTCCGCTGAAAGCGGTATAGCCACCTTCCGAGATCCGGGCGGAATCTGGGACCGCATCAATCCCATGGAGATGGGCACGCCGGAAGGCATTATTTCCACCCTCAAGAAACACCCCGGCCGCATCCTTTCCATTCTCATGGAATTGCTCGACGTTTTTGAGAAGGCCGATTGTAATCCTGGCCACAGGGCGCTGGCTGAGCTTGAGAAATTGGGAATATTGAAAAATATCATTACGCAGAATATTGATAATCTTCAGCAGGAGGCGGGCAGCAGGTCGGTGATCGAGGTGCACGGCAATCTTTTCCGCATGGTGTGCGTTTCCTGTGGGAAAAAAGCGGAATTCTCCCGGAAGCCCTTCGTGTCAGAACTCAAGGCAAAGCTCGGCGCCGCCAGGGAATTCTCCCTGCAGGCGCTGCTCGGCCTGGTCCCGCACTGCGAGGCCTGCGGGTCTCTCACGAGGCCCGATGTGGTCATGTTCGGAGAGGCGGTGCTGCAGCTGCCCCGCGCCTTTGCCGCAGCCCATGACTGCGACGTGATGCTCGTCCTGGGAACGTCCGGCGTCGTCTATCCCGCGGCGGAGATTCCCTTTGACGCCAAGAGGCTTGGCTCTGAAATCATTGTCATAAATCCCAATGAAAACGCTTTTGAGGATGTCACCGATGTGTATCTGCCGATGAAGACCGGTGAAGCGATCCCCGCCATACTGGGCGCCATCAAGAACTGCTGTAAAAAATGA
- a CDS encoding alpha/beta hydrolase — protein MKILKYLSIFLFIIIVFPLAFLYLAPAKATGSIHWAGQKMSGVERREITLPGGLRYVYLEGGKGEPLMLFHGFGGDKYNFMLIARYLTSHYRVIIPDHIGFGESAHPADADYTTRAQAERLHGLAKALGIENLHVGGNSMGGHIAMAYASLYPKEVKSLWLLDPGGVWSAPESDLRKIIREKGKNPLMASTEEEFAEIFKFVMSDPPPIPRPMLNVMARERKKNFDLEARIFKQLTGDTVEKVIKGSTVPALIVWGKEDRVLSPASAEILHKLMPNSRVIMMPGIGHLPMIEDPGKCAEDYLKFRASL, from the coding sequence ATGAAGATTCTGAAATACCTTTCCATTTTTCTTTTCATAATAATCGTCTTCCCTCTGGCGTTCCTCTACCTTGCCCCGGCGAAGGCCACTGGATCCATCCATTGGGCCGGTCAAAAGATGTCCGGCGTCGAGCGCAGGGAGATCACCCTTCCCGGCGGATTGCGATATGTCTACCTCGAAGGCGGCAAAGGCGAGCCCCTGATGCTCTTCCACGGCTTCGGCGGCGACAAGTATAACTTCATGCTGATTGCCCGGTACCTGACGTCCCATTACCGGGTCATCATTCCCGACCATATCGGCTTCGGCGAATCAGCCCACCCGGCCGACGCCGATTACACCACCAGGGCCCAGGCTGAGCGCCTCCATGGCCTGGCAAAGGCCCTGGGCATCGAGAATCTCCATGTAGGCGGCAACTCCATGGGAGGCCATATAGCCATGGCCTATGCATCCCTGTACCCGAAAGAGGTCAAGAGCCTCTGGCTCCTGGACCCGGGCGGCGTCTGGTCCGCGCCTGAAAGCGACCTGAGGAAGATCATCCGCGAAAAAGGAAAGAACCCCCTCATGGCGAGCACCGAAGAGGAATTCGCGGAGATATTCAAGTTTGTCATGAGCGATCCGCCTCCCATCCCGCGGCCCATGCTCAATGTCATGGCCCGAGAGCGTAAAAAGAACTTCGATCTGGAGGCACGCATATTCAAGCAGCTGACCGGCGATACCGTGGAAAAAGTGATAAAAGGATCCACCGTGCCCGCCCTCATAGTCTGGGGAAAAGAGGACCGTGTGCTCAGCCCGGCATCTGCGGAGATCCTTCATAAGCTCATGCCTAACTCACGGGTGATCATGATGCCCGGCATAGGCCACCTGCCGATGATCGAGGATCCGGGCAAGTGCGCCGAAGACTACCTGAAATTTCGCGCCTCCCTGTGA